One Purpureocillium takamizusanense chromosome 12, complete sequence DNA window includes the following coding sequences:
- a CDS encoding uncharacterized protein (COG:E~EggNog:ENOG503P0FW) — protein sequence MPADPKLNLDDRVPWSEPAWYRSLSSPYYNESHRRLRDRVRKYFDDKILPQALEWEDAGDVPRDAALQFCRSGIPFEDVPVKYRPTDIPVLAGVPHEQLDAFHMLIVSDEMARIEGGVGIALAGASSIGTPPIIHYGTEAQKARWLPGLFDRTTSFSLGITEPGGGSDVAQLKTTAEKTPDGRFYVVNGAKKWITGTPWASHMTTAVRTGAAGMKGISVLVIPMDSPGVSHEKIRNSGQNAGGASFVDLDNVKVPVENLIGEENRGFPVIMKNFNRERFLLAVACNRKSRTCLAMSFQYAMQRETFGRPLMQNQVIRRKLVELAHRVEAHWAWLEQIAYHVGQSPLGWQSPDIASRIALVKIQGGQMVELAAREAQQIFGGAGYQRAGPGATVEQISRDLRMLVVGGGSEEIISDLAIRQELSAVAGKAKM from the exons ATGCCCGCAGACCCAAAGCTCAATCTGGACGACCGCGTGCCGTGGAGCGAGCCGGCGTGGTATCGCAgcctgtcgtcgccgtactACAACGAGTCGCACCGACGGCTGCGCGACCGCGTGCGCAAGTACTTTGACGACAAGATCCTACCCCAGGCGCTCGAGTGggaggacgccggcgacgtgcCTCGTGATGCGGCGCTGCAGTTCTGCCGGTCGGGCATCCCCTTCGAGGACGTGCCCGTCAAGTACCGCCCGACGGACATACCcgtgctggcgggcgtcccgcacgagcagctcgacgccttcCACATGCTCATCGTATCGGACGAGATGGCGCGCATagagggcggcgtgggcatcgccctggcgggcgcgtcgtcgattggcacgccgcccatcatccaTTACGGCACGGAGGCGCAGAAGGCGAGGTGGCTGCCGGGCTTGTTCGACCGCACGACGAGCTTCAGCCTGGGCATCACggagccgggcggcgggtcggacgtcgcgcagctcaagacgacggcggagaAGACGCCCGACGGCAGGTTCTACGTCGTCAACGGAGCCAAGAAGTGGATCACGGGCACCCCCTGGGCCTCGcacatgacgacggcggtgcgcaCGGGGGCCGCCGGCATGAAGGGCATCTCGGTGCTCGTCATCCCCATGGACAGCCCCGGCGTGAGCCACGAGAAGATCCGCAACAGCGGGCAgaacgcgggcggcgcctccttcgtcgacctcgacaacGTAAAGGTGCCCGTCGAGAACCTCATCGGCGAGGAGAACAGGGGGTTCCCCGTCATCATGAAGAACTTCAACCGCGAGCGCTtcctgctggccgtcgcctgcaACCGCAAGAGCCGGACCTGTCTGGCCATGTCGTTCCAGTACGCCATGCAGCGCGAGACGTTTGGCCGGCCGCTCATGCAAAACCAAGTCATCCGGcgcaagctcgtcgagctggcgcaccgcgtcgaggcgcacTGGGCATGGCTCGAGCAGATTGCGTACCATGTCGGGCAGTcgccgctgggctggcagAGTCCGGACATTGCGAGCCGCATCGCCCTGGTGAAGATCCAGGGCGGGCAGATggtcgagctggcggccaGGGAGGCCCAACAGATCTTTGGAGGCGCCGGATACcagcgggccgggccgggcgcgACGGTCGAGCAAATTAGTCGGGACCTGCGAATGCTG gtcgttggcggcggcagcgaggaaATCATCTCGGATCTGGCGATTCGGCAGGAGCTTTCCGCGGTAGCAGGCAAGGCGAAGATGTAA